A window of Bacillus toyonensis BCT-7112 genomic DNA:
TGTTGAGAAAATAAGAAATCCTCCTGAAAAAGGAGGATTTTCTTTTTATATGGATAATGCCTTAAGTATGAAAAGCTTCTACTAAATGAATAGGAGGTGAAATGTATGCCCCTAAAAAACTACGGTGTGTTAAAAGGTACAGTTATACAATCAAAGATTGGAAAAGGGAAAACACCTCATTATCAAGTTCATTTACAAGGCGAAGCAGGAGTAGATTATCGTATTGCAATTAACGTGAAATCGCAAAGTTATCCGTCGGAAGTTTTATATTTTGCGAGTAACAATATTAGGTCAGAGGCGATTCATATTTTACCGACATTACCATTCGGTTTTACAGAAATAAAAAACAATGAACCGAAAGTAGCTTTAGATTATGTAAGAGGAAATCTATTTGACTCAAATCAAATGATCCCTTTACCACCTGAAAAAGCAGGAGCTGATAATGATTTAAATGAAAAAATTGAGCGGTATATAAAGCGAGCGATAGAAGAAAGTACGATTATTTACGCGTTCGGTGAAAGATGGGGGCCAGAAGAAAATACACCCGATTCTTACTTTCATTTTGAACCAGGAAACGGTATACATGATATTCATATGAATCAAGGAAATGTAGAAAAATGGCAAGGTGATGATGGTATATGGCAAGACGGAGGAATACTCATTCATTTTGAAAAGGAAGAAGAATGGATCGGTATCTTTCTTGCATTCCAGTCGCAGTCATGGTGTACGGATGAAGAAGGGCATGCTCGTGTTCCGGTTGAGAATTGTAATTATAAGAAAAATAATTGATGAAAAGAGCTCGTTCGACATGAACGAGCTCTTTTCGTTTCGAAAAAGAAGTAAATGGAAAAATCACACGTTACTTCTACGATGGTGACAGTATTAATCCGTTATACGAGACAGATGGTAGTGGAAACGTACTTCGTCAATATGTATACTCAATGGCCGGCGTTCGTCTAGCAATGAAAGCACAAGGACAAACGTTATTCTATCACTACAACCCAAGTGGTGACGTAGTAGCGATGACAGACCCAAATGGACAAGTTGTCGTAAACTATGAATATGATGCATGGGGGAACGTATTAAAGAGTGACGCAAAAGGTATCGCAGCAGAGAATCCATTTGGATACGCGGGATACATGTATGATAAAGAAATTGTTATGTATGGTGATCGCTATTGAAGGCATAGAAACTGTTCATGAATTATTAATAGTGGTATTTTTCATAATGATTGAAAATGATAACTTATAAAAGGTTTTTGATAGGATCAGAATTCATGGTCACTACTTTTTACTATTTATAAGTCCTTTCTAATCCTTTGTCACATGTATGATTTATTAAGTGATTTTTACACATTGTGTAGTATCTGCATATGGTTACTTTTAATATAAGGGATATAGGGGTAGTCTGTAAATGATTTACGAGGAATTGTAGGAATATTTTCGTAATTACAAATGAAAGTGTTTCTACATGTAAAATCTATCTTGTTTTTTTTATTCTTATCCTTTAATTTATGTAAGGGGATTGAACGGATGTTCTGTTTTTAATGGATAATAAAAAAGAATGGTAAGATAGTTTGGGAGTTTACTATATTATTCTAGACTTGTCTGTTTTCCACCCTGAAAGTCACAATTTTATGGATGCAGGAGGCTACATATATATGGGTACGAGGCAGAAAATTTTGATGCAAGCGATGATGCTTGTAGTCATGGTTATGATGAGTGTGGTGTTTAGTAAAGAAGTTGGTGCAGAATCAGAAAACAAGAGTGATTGGATCGATAGTGTTCATGTAACGCCAAGTGAGGTTTCTTTTGGTAATGAAATGAAAGTGAAAGTTACCGTCAAGGTTAATAATCCAAATGGCATAGGTTCTGATATAAGCATCAAGTATATCCTTCCTTATTTAGATGAAGAGGAAGAAGAAGTTTATGAGTATGTCAATTTAAAATATAATTCGGAAACAGATTTGTATGAAGGTGTATTAAATACTTATTTTGATTTTGAGCAGGTTGGAACTTGGGAAATTGATATGATCCATTCAGGAGTTTTGGGCTTAATAGCATATAACTCTAACGTTCATGAGCCACGAGGTAGCTCAGAGAGAGAAAGCATGGAAGAACTGAGCAGTGGTAACATTACGTTATTGGAGCCAGTAGTTGGTTGGAATTATTTCAAGGAATATGGAGAAACACAAGGACACTGGTATTATTTTGATGAGAAAAAATTGGAATTTGTGACAGGTTGGTTTAAGGAAAATGGAAAACAATACTACTTGAATGACAACGGAATGATGGTAACAGGTTGGGTACTAGTAGATGGCAAGTGGTATTACTTGAAAGAAAACGGATCTATGGTGACAGGTTGGACGTTAGTAAATGGTGAGTGGTATTACTTAAGTGCAGATGGAGCAATGAAAACAGGTTGGACGCTAGTAGATGGCAAGTGGTATTACCTGAAAGAAAGTGGCTCCATGATGAAAGGATGGGCGTTAGTAAACGGTCATTGGTATTACTTAAATGCAGAAGGCTCCATGGCGACAGATTGGATATTAGTAAATAATACATGGTACTATCTAAACGCTAGTGGTTCTATGGTGACCGGTTGGTTACAAAAAGATCGAAATTGGTATTACTTACACTCTAATGGTGCAATGGCAGTAGGAAAACATTTCATTGATGGTAAATGGTATGGTTTTAAAGAAAACGGTGAAATGATGTCTGACTGGAAGAATGGAAAAACAGGATGGAGAATAGAAAACGGTAAACTGTATTATTTAAACCAGAAAGGTGTAAAAGTAACTGGGTGGCTACAAGATAGTGGAAAATGGTACTACTTTAATACAAAAGGTGAAGCGGTAATAGGTTCGGTGTTCAATAATGGTAAGGGCTATTATTTGCAAAATGATGCTTCGATGGCAATAGGGTGGATTTCTCTTGAGGGTGAAAAGTATTATTTTGATGAAAATGGAGTAAGGGCAGCAGGTTGGAAAGAGATAGATGGTAAGTGGTATTCTTTCTTCCCATCTACTGGAAAAATGAGCAAAAATACGTGGGTTGATAGCAAATACTGGGTAGATGCAAACGGTGTATGGACAAAGACAAGATAACTGAATAGTAGATAAAAAATACAAACCTCATTAAAAGGTTTGTATTTTTTATGAGAACTAACAGGAATGGGAAAAATATATAATAAAGTAAAGAAGGGATTTTGTATGGGGCATGATCTGGGTGAAGAGGATGCCTCTGTAACGCAGAATGGGTATACGTATGGTGATAATAATCCAGTGATGCTGACAAATCCAGATGGACAGGCACCTTGGCTTATTCCTGTAGCGATAAGTGGCTATAGTGCTTATAAAGGATACAAAGGCAAATCACGTGTTAATTGATTAAGAAAGTCTTATAAGCAAATACGTCATACATTAAATAAAAAACGTTAGAAAAGGATGAAAAGCTACATGAATAGTATTAATATACAGTCTATATTAGATGATTTATGGGGCGCTACCATTTTAGAGACACATATAGATTTGTTAAATGATAATATTAAATTTACATTGCAGGTAATTGATAACGGAGTGATAAAAGATTATAAATTAGTATTGATAGAAGTGTCATCGTTTTATTATGTTAAAGATGATGAAAAGCGTAGATTTGCATTTTATGATAGAGAAAAAGTAGATTATTTAGAATTAACAACGATTTATTATGAAGATCCAAATCTGAGTGAAGTTAAATTGAGTTTACAAAATGAGAAAGAATGGAGTAGCAAATATTCCACAGGAGTAAATATTATAATAGAGATTTGGGATTCTATTTTGTTAGTTGAAGCAAAACAATTTTCTCTTAATGGTAAAGTGATTAATCTTAAAATGTAGTTGTTTTTTAGTATAGTTATTTCGTTCGGAGCTGGGTATCGTTTAGGGGCAAAAAATTACAAGCTTGCCAACACACCTCCGTCCAATAAAAAGCACTTAAAACAGGGAATGCAAAAAGCTGGAACAAAACTAGAATTAAAAACAATGTGATTTAACATTTTCTTTGAGTAATTAGAGTGTAGTATATAAATTTATAATGGAGAGTAAGCATCAAATTTATTAATAATAAGAGGGTTTTGCAGCACCCTCTTATTAAAAAAGAAGAAGATGTACAATAAAAACTAACGAGCTGACTTTACAAATCAACTTTTTCCAATCCTTCTATGAACATGTTCCTTTATAAATTCCCCCTAAAAACTCAATATTAATAATTCGAATATTATACTATTAAATATCTACAATGTTATAGTTGTTTTTTTCGTCTTCCTTGTTACAATAGTAGTTAGATAACTATTAAACTAAAAAATTAATAAAAGGAGTACTAGGAAGAAATGTTTAAAAAAGCTGCAGCAATTGTCTTAACATCTAGTATAATTTCTATTCCTATAACAGGTTTAGCTGAAACTGTAACAACTTCTAATACAGCAACTGTAAATGTAAATGCTGTAAAACAATCTGGATGGGTTCAACAAAATGGGAAATGGTATTACTTAAATTCAAGCGGCATTATGCAAACTGGCTGGCTGTTTGATCAAGGGGTTTGGTATTATTTAAACGCTAGTGGAGCAATGCAAACTGGCTGGCTATTAGATCAAGGAGTTTGGTATTATTTAAATTCTAATGGTTCTATGAAAACGGGTTGGTTATTAGATCAAGGAGTTTGGTATTATTTAAACGCTAGCGGAGCAATGCAAACGGGTTGGCTATTAAATCAAGGAGTTTGGTATTATTTAAATTCTAATGGTTCTATGAAAACTGGCTGGCTTCTTGATAATAATAAGTGGTATTACTTAAATTCAAGTGGCGGAATGAAAATTGGTTGGCTACAAGATGGAAACAACCGTTATTACCTCCAAAATGATGGATCAATGAAAATCGGATGGCTGCAAGTGAATAATACGTGGTATTATTTAAACGCTAGTGGAGCAATGCAAACGAGTTGGTCATTTATAGATGGAAGTTGGTACTATTTACAAAATAATGGTGCAATGAAGACGGACTGGCTACAAGATGGCGATACATGGTATTATTTGCAATCCAACGGTATGATGCAAACTGGAACTGCTTCAATCAATGGAACGACGTACCATTTCGACAAGAGCGGTGCTTGGAT
This region includes:
- a CDS encoding DUF2278 family protein is translated as MPLKNYGVLKGTVIQSKIGKGKTPHYQVHLQGEAGVDYRIAINVKSQSYPSEVLYFASNNIRSEAIHILPTLPFGFTEIKNNEPKVALDYVRGNLFDSNQMIPLPPEKAGADNDLNEKIERYIKRAIEESTIIYAFGERWGPEENTPDSYFHFEPGNGIHDIHMNQGNVEKWQGDDGIWQDGGILIHFEKEEEWIGIFLAFQSQSWCTDEEGHARVPVENCNYKKNN
- a CDS encoding YxiG family protein, coding for MNSINIQSILDDLWGATILETHIDLLNDNIKFTLQVIDNGVIKDYKLVLIEVSSFYYVKDDEKRRFAFYDREKVDYLELTTIYYEDPNLSEVKLSLQNEKEWSSKYSTGVNIIIEIWDSILLVEAKQFSLNGKVINLKM